GCCGTGGGATGTACTGTGGTGGAGGGTTCCGGTTCTTCCGTTACTTTTGAGAAAAACGGAAAACGGGCCTACTTTCATCGTCCTCATCCTCAAAAAGATTCTTTGCGGTACCGGGTGACAGACGCCAGAAATTTTCTTGAATCTATCGGAGTAAAACTATGAACGCCATGCAGTACAAAGGATATGCTGCACGTATCGAGTACGACGCCCACGACCGGATATTTGTCGGTCATCTGGTCGGAGTGCGAGACATTGTGGGATTTCATGGGGAGTCGGTTGAAGAGCTTGAAACGGCATTCCATGAGGCAGTTGACAATTATCTTGCCGCTTGCGCCAAACTTGGCCAACAACCCAATAAACCGGTCTCCGGCAAGATATTGCTGCGCGTGCCGCCGGAAATTCATTCCGCAGCGATAATGGTGGCCGAAAGCGAGGGCAAAAGCCTGAACCAGTGGGCCGCTCATGTTTTGGCAGAGG
The window above is part of the Syntrophales bacterium genome. Proteins encoded here:
- a CDS encoding type II toxin-antitoxin system HicB family antitoxin; translated protein: MNAMQYKGYAARIEYDAHDRIFVGHLVGVRDIVGFHGESVEELETAFHEAVDNYLAACAKLGQQPNKPVSGKILLRVPPEIHSAAIMVAESEGKSLNQWAAHVLAEAAHCS